The genomic window TTCTTCGCCAACAGTTGTGAAGATGTAATCGGTATGCTGTTCAGGTACAAATCCGCCTTTGGTTTGGGTTCCTTCCAAGAAACCTTTTCCAATCCATCCTCCAGATCCAATTGCAATTTCAGACTGATTGGTATTATATCCAATACCTTTCATGTCTACAGATTTACCTAATAAGATATTAAAACGGTCTCTATGGTGTTGTTTAAACACGTTATCGAAAACATAATCAACAGAAAATACAAAACCAGAGATTAATGCTAACAATATCGCACTCAAAATTATATTGCGGTCAACAGCCCTTCCTTTGAAATGAATAACAGCTAGTACAACAAATGCGATTATGACAACTACGTAAGGTTCTAGTACCAATGTAAGAACAAAGAGAACAATAGTTATGAAAGCAGTCCATACATACCAAGAAGGTAAACCTTCTCTATATAAAACAAGTATAAAAACACTGTAAATTAAGGCACTTCCGGGATCCGGCTGTGGTAAAATTAGTATTACAGGTAATAACATAATAGCTAAAGCCTGAATTTGTCTATTGGTTTCCTTTAAGTTAATTTGTGTGTCGCTTAGGTATTTGGCCAGTGCCAATGAGGTTGCAGCTTTAGCGAATTCTGAAGGCTGTAAAGTAAAACTTCCTATGGCATACCAGCATCGCTGTCCTGCAATCGTTTTTCCAAAAAGAAACAGTCCGGCAAGAGATAATAAAGAAACTCCAAAAATAATACTGGCATATTTTTCATAAAATTTACCATCCACAAAAAGGACAACAAATATCAAAGGAATTGTACAGCAGATAAAAATAAGCTGTTTTTGATAAGTTCCATCTGTCGACAATAAAGAAGACGAATAAATATTCAGCCAACCTAAAGTTACCAGCGCAATATAGATAAAGACACTTATCCAATCGATATTATTTTTTACACTTTGATTTTTCATTTGAAATAATCTTTCTTAGTTTTTCTTAGTAGTGTCTACTGCTGTTTTTTTAACTTCAGTTTTTGGTGCTGTTGTAACGGGTGCTTTTGGTTTTATAATTTTGGCTTGTAAAGCAGAATCTTTTGGTACAGACTCAATTTTAAGCGCCTCACTAATTCCTCCCAATTTCGCATATTCCGAAAGTAAGCTTTTGTTTAATACTCTTACTTCCAAATCAGTTCTTGTGATTTTTTTTCTAAGATATTTTTCAATCATTAAACTCGCAATAGGTCCAGCTACAGTAGCTCCAAAACCTCCGTTTTCAATCATAACTGCTATAGCGATTTTAGGATTGTCCTTTGGTGCGAAAGCTACAAATATCGAGTGATCTTTTAGTTTTTCTCTTTTGCCGTTTATTTTAGCGTAGTTTTCAGCTGTTCCTGTTTTTCCGCAAATATCGATTCCTTCTACTCTAAGAGCATATGCGGTACCTTTATTGTAAACATCAAATAAACCACTAATAACAGGCGGAAAATATTTTTGATCAATACTGGTTACGTGTTTCGTAGTAAACTTAGTGTCTATTTTTTCTCCTTCTATTTTTTTAATGATGTGAGGTGTGTAGTAGTAACCTTGATTAGCTACAGTTGCCATCATATTTGCTAATTGAATTGGCGTCATTAAAACTTCTCCCTGACCAATTGCATTTGAGACAATTGTCGAGCTTCTCCATCCTCCATTAGGATAAATTCTTTTATACGTTTTAGAAGTCGGAATATTTCCTTTTTTACCAGTTGGCAGGTCATAACCCATAAATTGTCCTAAACCAAAACTTCTTACGTGATCACTCCAGACATCAACAGCTTTTCCTGGGTCTTTGTATTTGTTGATGGTTAGCATATAAGCTTGGCCAAAATACGTGTTACAAGAATTGTAAATACCATTATGCAATTGATGTGGACCAAAACCATGGCATTTCATAAATCGGCCTCCACCATAACTAAATCCGTGATGACACATAAAAGTAGTCTGTTCATTAACGACTCCTTCTTGAAGAGCAATTAAACCAGTTAAAATTTTAAACGGAGAACCAGGAGGATACTCGGCTAAAAGTCCTCTGTCGTATAATGGTTTTGCAATAGAGTCATGATATAAAAGCGTGTAGTTTTTAGATCTTTGTCTTCCAACCATAATACCAGGATCGTAAGAAGGTGCAGTTACCAATGCAAGAATTTCTCCTGTTTTAGGTTCAAGAGCTACGATACCGCCTCTTTTGTTGATCATCAAATCTTCACCGTATTTTTGAAGTTCGGCATCAATAGTGATGTTGATATCTTCTCCCGCAACGGCAATAGTATCGTATTTACCTTCTTTGTATGAGCCAATCTCACGGTTGTATTTATCTTTTTGAATATATTTTACACCTTTAATTCCACGTAAAATCTCTTCATAGCTTTGTTCAACGCCTTGTTGGCCAATTAAATCTCCACTATTGTAATACGGATTTTTTTCAATTAATTTTTCATTTACCTGAGTGATAAAACCAAAAATATTGGCTCCGTAATCTACTTCATAATCACGCAAAGATCTTTTTTGAAAATAGAAGCCTTCGTACTTTCTGATTTTCTCCTGAAAAGCAGCAAATTCAGTTTTGTTTAATTGCGATAAAAAAACAGATGGAAGCCTTGGACTGTAAACTTTTGCTTTTGCAATACGCTTATTGTATTCTTCTGGCGTAATATTCAGAAGATTGCAAAATTCAGCAATATTAAGGTCTTTCTTTACTTCTCTAGGAATTACCATAATATCATATGAAGCCTGATTAGCCACAAGGAGTTTTCCATTTCTATCGTAAATGTAACCTCGCTCAGGGTAATCATAAACTTTTTTTATCGCATTATTTTCTGATTTCAATTTAAAAGAATCGTCAATAATCTGCAGATAAAATATCCGAATCACTAGCAAAGATGCTGCAATAATAATTATAGTGGGCAGCAGAACTTTTCTCATCGTTTATTGGGCTTAATAAGATAAATTATTATAATGGAAGTAATTATAGTGAAAATAGAGCTAAATAAGGTTCGGAGTAAAATATCCCAGATAAACTTGAACTGGAAAGCTTCTAAAATAAATAATACAATATGATGCATTAAAACTGAAACCAAAATAAATGAAAATCGCTCTGGTGTTAAAGATTCATTAAGCTTGATAGTTTGGTATTCGTAACTTAGTCCAAAAGAAAACTTAAAAATATAAGGTCTGTAATAGGCTAGAATTACACATGCCGTTGCATGTATCCCGCCCGAATTACAAAACATATCCATAGTTAAACCCAATAAAAAGCTCGAAATTATTAATCCGGCTTTGTTGCTGTTAACAGGATATAAGATGATATACAAGATATACGGAAAAGGACTTATATAGCCTAAGAAATTCATATTGTTGAAAATAACAATTTGAATTGCCAGCAGTATAATAAATCTGAAAATATTTACCAACAAAGCACTATTCATCTTTTTCTTTGCTTTTGTTTTCTAAATTAATAAGCTCTTCTCTTCCTTTACTCTTAATGATGTAAACGTGTCCTAAATTGGTCATGTCATTAAATAGTTTAACTTTTATGACATAAAAACTTGTACCTTCTTTTTTATAGACGATATCAACTGTTCCGATGTTAATTCCTTCTGGGAAAATTACAGATTGTCCGCCGGTAACAATGGTGTCTCCTTTTCTAATAGAAGCCAGCCTCGGAACATCTTCAAGTTGTACGTATCCTGTACTTTTTCCGTTCCAAGTCAATGAACCAAAGTGATTTGATTTTTTAATCTTTGCATTGATATGGGACTTCATATTCAAAATACTAACCACTGTTGAGTAATTTGGAGAAGTATTATCAACAACCCCAACAATTCCTAAACTATTAATAACTCCCATATCTTGCTTAACGCCTTCATTGCTTCCAGAATTCAAAGTAATGTAGTTTTCGTGCGTATTGTAAGAGTTGTGAATTACTTTAGAAACGATTATATCAGAAGGTTTTACACCTTTAATACTATCGGGTAAAGCTGGTTTGGTAGTGTCTTCTTTGTTGAATAAAAGACTTTTTAATCTTGCGTTCTCAAGTACAAGTTCATCATTTTCAGCTCTTAAATTCAAGTATTCATTCACGCGATTAATTCTTTCATAAACACCGCCGCTTAAAAAATTAGCAGAACTTATTACTTTGCTTCTGTGAAAGGAATGAGATTGAATAGTGAGTCCTAATGAAATACCTAAAAGCAGCAAAAACAGTAATCTATTACTGTTTCTTATAATAAAATTAAAAATTTGCTGCATTTCTTGTTTGGTTATTTTGTTTCAGGATATGCTTTATGGTTTCAGATTTTATAAGGATCAAATGTTCAAAATTTGATCCTTATAAAAGTAAATTGATTGTTATTTTGAATCTTATTTGATTAAGATACTTTTAAATTTTGCAATGTTTTTAAGTGCCATTCCTGTACCGCGCACAACAGCTCTTAATGGATCTTCTGCAATATAAACAGGTAAATCTGTTTTTTGAGAAATACGTTTGTCAAGACCTCTCAACATAGATCCTCCACCTGCTAAATAGATACCAGTATTGTAAATATCGGCAGCTAATTCTGGAGGAGTTTGAGATAATGTTTCCATTACCGCATCTTCAATACGTTGAATAGATTTGTCTAATGCTTTTGCAATTTCACGGTAAGATACATCTACTTGTTTTGGTTTACCAGTAAGTAAATCTCTACCTTGAACTGACATATCTTCTGGCGGACCATCTAAATCTTCGATAGCTGCTCCAATTTGAATTTTTATTTTCTCAGCAGTACTTTCTCCAACAAAAAGGTTATGTTGTGTACGCATGTAATAGACAATGTCATTTGTGAAAACGTCACCTGCAATTTTTACAGATTTGTCGCAAACAATACCGCCTAAAGCAATTACAGCGATTTCTGTTGTACCACCTCCGATATCAACAATCATGTTTCCTTTTGGCTGCATGATGTCAATTCCAATACCGATTGCAGCGGCCATTGGTTCGTGAATTAAGTAAACTTCTTTTCCGTTTACACGCTCACAAGATTCTTTTACCGCACGCATTTCAACCTCAGTAATTCCAGAAGGAATACAAACTACCATTCTTAAAGCTGGAGTAAACATTCTCTTTTTTAACGCAGGAATACTTTTAATGAACATATTGATCATTTTTTCTGACGCGTCAAAATCTGCAATTACACCATCTTTTAAAGGCCTAATGGTCTTGATGTTTTCATGCGTTTTACCTTGCATCATGTTGGCTTCTTTACCAACAGCGATGATTTTGCCTGATACTCTATCACGTGCTACGATAGAGGGGCTGTCAATAACAACTTTATCATTATGAATGATTAAAGTGTTTGCGGTACCAAGGTCTATTGCAATATCCTCGGTCATGAAATCAAAAAATCCCATAAGTTTTTTAGGGGTTTAAAATGTTATAAATTATTTTGAACAAAGTTAAACAAATTAATGTTTAAAATGACGAGTTCCTGTAAATACCATTGCAAGATTATTTTCGTTGCAATAATTTATGCTTAATTCGTCTTTTATTGAACCTCCTGGCTGAATTACCGCTGTAATTCCTGCTTTTTTAGCTAATTCTACACAATCCGGAAAAGGGAAAAATGCATCACTTGCCATCGAAGCACCGTTTAAATCAAATCCAAAAGCTTTTGCTTTATCAACAGCTTGTATTAAAGCATCAACTCTTGAAGTTTGACCGGTACCAGATGAAATCAATGTTCCGTTTTTAGCAAATACAATTGTGTTTGATTTTGTATTCTTGCAGATTTTAGAAGCAAAGATCAAATCTTCGATCTCTTGAGCAGTAGGTTCTGTAATTGTAACGGTTTTTAAATGCTCTTTATTATCTGTAATATTATTTCTGTCCTGAATTAACAAACCATTAAGACAAGTTCTTACTTGGCGTGATGGCAATTCAACTTCATTTTGAACTAATATAATTCTGTTTTTCTTTTCTTGTAAAACTGTAACTGCCTCATCATCATAAGCTGGAGCAATAACTACCTCGCAGAATAATTTGTTGATTTCCTGAGCCGTTTCTAAATCAATTTTAGTATTAGAAATTAAAACTCCTCCAAAAGCAGAAGTTGGGTCACATGCTAAAGCCGCTAAATAAGCTTCGCTGATCGTTTTTCTTGAAGCCAAGCCGCAAGCATTGTTGTGTTTTAAAATGGCAAATGTTGGTCCGTCAGTTTTAAACTCAGCAATTAAATTTACAGCTGCATCAACATCAAGTAAGTTGTTATATGATAGTTCTTTTCCGTGAATTTTGTTGAACATTGCGTCAAAATCTCCAAAGAAGAATCCTTTTTGGTGAGGATTTTCACCATATCTTAAAACTTGACCATTTGCAATACTTTCTTTGTAAATAGTCTCGTCTGTATTGAAATAATTAAAAATAGCTCCGTCATAGTGAGAGGAAACGTGGAATGCTTTAGTAGCAAACAATCTTCTGTTTTCAAGAGTTGTTGCTCCGTCTTGCTCTGTAATTAAATCTAAAAGCAAACTATATTCGTTAACAGAAGCTACAATTACAGTGTCTTTGAAATTTTTTGCACCAGCACGAATTAATGAAATTCCGCCAATATCAATTTTTTCAATAATATCTTGTTCACTAGCTCCAGAAGCAACAGTTTTTTCAAAAGGATATAAATCAACGATAACTAAATCGATTTGAGGAATATCAAATTCCTTCATCTGCTGTACATCACTTTCGTTATCTTGACGATTCAAGATACCACCGAAAATTTTTGGGTGTAAAGTTTTAACTCTTCCTCCAAGAATTTCTGGGAATGAAGTAATGTCTTCAACAGGAACTACGGGAATTCCAAGGTTTTTGATAAAATCTTCAGTTCCTCCAGTAGAATAAAGTGTAACATTTTGTTCGTGTAATTTTCTAACGATTGGTTCTAAACCATCTTTAGAGAAAACAGAAATTAATGCCGATTGTATTTTTTTAGTTGTGCTCATTGTGTAGTTATAATTTTGAGACTGCAAAAGTAGTTTTTTTATACATTATATTAAAAAAAATTAGTGTAACAAAATGCTAAAAAAATCTACTGATGAGTAAGTTAACTTTTATTAGGTTTTTGAATTTAAATTATTGAATTTTACTTTATTGAAAAATACAAAAATATGCTTGTTTATTTAAGATTATTAAAAGAAAGTCTAAGCTTTGCCATCAATGCTTTGCGAAATAATAAATTGCGTACTTTATTGTCGCTTTTAGGTGTTACAATTGGTATTTTTTCAATTATAGCTGTTTTGGCCGCTGTAGATTCTTTAGATAAAAAAATCTCTAAAGATTTAAGCAGTTTAGATAAAAATACGATTTATTTAATGAAATTTAACTTTGGTCCGTCAGAAATTCCACAATGGAAAAGAGAGCAGTTTCCGAATGTAAAATATGATGAATATATTGGATTGAAAAATTCAATGAATGATACCGACCAAGTAGGATATCAGCTTTTTGTGAATCGAGAAAGTTTAAAGTACGATTCTAAAACAGTTAGTGATGTAAATATTATTCCGTCGTCTAGCGAAATGGTCAATATTGACGGTTTGAGTTTTGATAAGGGAAGATTTTATAACGAATCAGAATCTAATTCAGGCACTGCAGTTATTGTTTTAGGGTTTGATATTGCAGAAGGACTTTTTGGCTCTAGTGATCCAATTGGAAAAAATATTCGTTTGTACGGACAGCGGTTTACCGTTATTGGTGTGATGGCAAAACAAGGAGCTGGTTTTTTTGGCGACAGTAATGATACTTCAGTTTATCTTCCAGCTAATTTTTTACGAAGGATGTATGGTGACAGCGATTCGATGACTCCGGTAATTGTCCTTAAACCTGTTAAAGGTGTTGATATGGAAGCTTATAAAGCACAGATTGCACAAAAATTAAGAGCAATTCGAGGCATGAAAGCGGGGGAGATGGATAATTTCTTTATTAATGTACTGTCTGGATTTACCGATTTTATTGACGGAATTTTAGGCCAGATGAATGTTGTCGGCTGGATCATCAGCGGATTTTCTCTTTTGGTCGGCGGCTTCGGAATTGCTAATATTATGTTCGTTTCTGTTAAAGAGAGAACAAATCTTATCGGAATTCAAAAATCATTAGGAGCAAAAAATAAATTTATATTATTCCAGTTTTTGTTCGAAGCTGTAATTTTATCTGTAATAGGTGGAATTATTGGTCTTCTTATGGTTTGGGGAATTGCCTTTGCTTTAACCAAACTGCTTGATTTCGAATTTGTTCTGAGTTTAGGAAATATTCTTTTAGGAACTGGTTTAGCTGCAATTATTGGTTTAGTTTCGGGAATACTGCCGGCTATTTCTGCATCAAATTTAGATCCGGTTGAAGCTATTCGTACTGGAATGTAGTAATTTGTTTGTGCATTTGATTTTAAATTTTTGAAACTAGAAATAATTGATGTGGGTATTTAGATAATTTAAATTGGAAAACAATGAGTTTTATCCTAAAAAATGTTGATGTAGTAGAATCTATTTCTAGGGAAGATTTTAAAAAGAATTATCTAGATAAAAGGAAACCTCTTATAATAAAAGGATTAACTAAAGATTGGCCTGCGCGGGATAAATGGTCTACAGATT from Flavobacterium fluviale includes these protein-coding regions:
- the rodA gene encoding rod shape-determining protein RodA, producing MKNQSVKNNIDWISVFIYIALVTLGWLNIYSSSLLSTDGTYQKQLIFICCTIPLIFVVLFVDGKFYEKYASIIFGVSLLSLAGLFLFGKTIAGQRCWYAIGSFTLQPSEFAKAATSLALAKYLSDTQINLKETNRQIQALAIMLLPVILILPQPDPGSALIYSVFILVLYREGLPSWYVWTAFITIVLFVLTLVLEPYVVVIIAFVVLAVIHFKGRAVDRNIILSAILLALISGFVFSVDYVFDNVFKQHHRDRFNILLGKSVDMKGIGYNTNQSEIAIGSGGWIGKGFLEGTQTKGGFVPEQHTDYIFTTVGEEWGFAGCLTVVALFAGLLLRVIYLAERQKTKFSRVYGYCVAGILFIHFFVNIAMVIGIFPTIGVPLPFFSYGGSGLWGFTILLFIFLKMDANKVNEW
- the mrdA gene encoding penicillin-binding protein 2, producing MRKVLLPTIIIIAASLLVIRIFYLQIIDDSFKLKSENNAIKKVYDYPERGYIYDRNGKLLVANQASYDIMVIPREVKKDLNIAEFCNLLNITPEEYNKRIAKAKVYSPRLPSVFLSQLNKTEFAAFQEKIRKYEGFYFQKRSLRDYEVDYGANIFGFITQVNEKLIEKNPYYNSGDLIGQQGVEQSYEEILRGIKGVKYIQKDKYNREIGSYKEGKYDTIAVAGEDINITIDAELQKYGEDLMINKRGGIVALEPKTGEILALVTAPSYDPGIMVGRQRSKNYTLLYHDSIAKPLYDRGLLAEYPPGSPFKILTGLIALQEGVVNEQTTFMCHHGFSYGGGRFMKCHGFGPHQLHNGIYNSCNTYFGQAYMLTINKYKDPGKAVDVWSDHVRSFGLGQFMGYDLPTGKKGNIPTSKTYKRIYPNGGWRSSTIVSNAIGQGEVLMTPIQLANMMATVANQGYYYTPHIIKKIEGEKIDTKFTTKHVTSIDQKYFPPVISGLFDVYNKGTAYALRVEGIDICGKTGTAENYAKINGKREKLKDHSIFVAFAPKDNPKIAIAVMIENGGFGATVAGPIASLMIEKYLRKKITRTDLEVRVLNKSLLSEYAKLGGISEALKIESVPKDSALQAKIIKPKAPVTTAPKTEVKKTAVDTTKKN
- a CDS encoding rod shape-determining protein MreD, with protein sequence MNSALLVNIFRFIILLAIQIVIFNNMNFLGYISPFPYILYIILYPVNSNKAGLIISSFLLGLTMDMFCNSGGIHATACVILAYYRPYIFKFSFGLSYEYQTIKLNESLTPERFSFILVSVLMHHIVLFILEAFQFKFIWDILLRTLFSSIFTIITSIIIIYLIKPNKR
- the mreC gene encoding rod shape-determining protein MreC — encoded protein: MQQIFNFIIRNSNRLLFLLLLGISLGLTIQSHSFHRSKVISSANFLSGGVYERINRVNEYLNLRAENDELVLENARLKSLLFNKEDTTKPALPDSIKGVKPSDIIVSKVIHNSYNTHENYITLNSGSNEGVKQDMGVINSLGIVGVVDNTSPNYSTVVSILNMKSHINAKIKKSNHFGSLTWNGKSTGYVQLEDVPRLASIRKGDTIVTGGQSVIFPEGINIGTVDIVYKKEGTSFYVIKVKLFNDMTNLGHVYIIKSKGREELINLENKSKEKDE
- a CDS encoding rod shape-determining protein, which produces MGFFDFMTEDIAIDLGTANTLIIHNDKVVIDSPSIVARDRVSGKIIAVGKEANMMQGKTHENIKTIRPLKDGVIADFDASEKMINMFIKSIPALKKRMFTPALRMVVCIPSGITEVEMRAVKESCERVNGKEVYLIHEPMAAAIGIGIDIMQPKGNMIVDIGGGTTEIAVIALGGIVCDKSVKIAGDVFTNDIVYYMRTQHNLFVGESTAEKIKIQIGAAIEDLDGPPEDMSVQGRDLLTGKPKQVDVSYREIAKALDKSIQRIEDAVMETLSQTPPELAADIYNTGIYLAGGGSMLRGLDKRISQKTDLPVYIAEDPLRAVVRGTGMALKNIAKFKSILIK
- the purH gene encoding bifunctional phosphoribosylaminoimidazolecarboxamide formyltransferase/IMP cyclohydrolase, with amino-acid sequence MSTTKKIQSALISVFSKDGLEPIVRKLHEQNVTLYSTGGTEDFIKNLGIPVVPVEDITSFPEILGGRVKTLHPKIFGGILNRQDNESDVQQMKEFDIPQIDLVIVDLYPFEKTVASGASEQDIIEKIDIGGISLIRAGAKNFKDTVIVASVNEYSLLLDLITEQDGATTLENRRLFATKAFHVSSHYDGAIFNYFNTDETIYKESIANGQVLRYGENPHQKGFFFGDFDAMFNKIHGKELSYNNLLDVDAAVNLIAEFKTDGPTFAILKHNNACGLASRKTISEAYLAALACDPTSAFGGVLISNTKIDLETAQEINKLFCEVVIAPAYDDEAVTVLQEKKNRIILVQNEVELPSRQVRTCLNGLLIQDRNNITDNKEHLKTVTITEPTAQEIEDLIFASKICKNTKSNTIVFAKNGTLISSGTGQTSRVDALIQAVDKAKAFGFDLNGASMASDAFFPFPDCVELAKKAGITAVIQPGGSIKDELSINYCNENNLAMVFTGTRHFKH
- a CDS encoding ABC transporter permease translates to MLVYLRLLKESLSFAINALRNNKLRTLLSLLGVTIGIFSIIAVLAAVDSLDKKISKDLSSLDKNTIYLMKFNFGPSEIPQWKREQFPNVKYDEYIGLKNSMNDTDQVGYQLFVNRESLKYDSKTVSDVNIIPSSSEMVNIDGLSFDKGRFYNESESNSGTAVIVLGFDIAEGLFGSSDPIGKNIRLYGQRFTVIGVMAKQGAGFFGDSNDTSVYLPANFLRRMYGDSDSMTPVIVLKPVKGVDMEAYKAQIAQKLRAIRGMKAGEMDNFFINVLSGFTDFIDGILGQMNVVGWIISGFSLLVGGFGIANIMFVSVKERTNLIGIQKSLGAKNKFILFQFLFEAVILSVIGGIIGLLMVWGIAFALTKLLDFEFVLSLGNILLGTGLAAIIGLVSGILPAISASNLDPVEAIRTGM